In Microvenator marinus, one genomic interval encodes:
- the recA gene encoding recombinase RecA, producing the protein MAIDKDKQKALDLTVHAIEKQFGKGTIMKLGNDDPLVNVKDAIPTGSISLDIALGIGGFARGRIVEVFGPESSGKTTLALHALANAQRAGGVAAFIDAEHALDIKYAKSLGVNIEELLVSQPDTGEQALEIVDMLVRSNAVDVLVVDSVAALTPRAEIEGDMGDSHVGLQARLMSQALRKLTGTINKSKTCVIFINQIRMKIGVMFGSPETTTGGNALKFYCSQRLDIRRIGAIKDGEELSGNRTRVKVVKNKLAAPFRQAEFDIMYGEGISWEGDVLDLGSEINVVDKAGSWYSYNDTRLGQGRENAKQYLREHPEMTADIVRQIREHYGLSAPAPELAVVESK; encoded by the coding sequence ATGGCAATCGATAAAGATAAACAAAAAGCTCTCGACCTCACTGTTCATGCGATTGAAAAGCAGTTCGGTAAGGGAACCATCATGAAGTTGGGGAATGATGATCCCTTGGTCAACGTCAAGGACGCGATTCCTACCGGGTCTATCTCTTTGGACATCGCACTCGGGATCGGTGGGTTTGCTCGCGGGAGAATTGTGGAGGTCTTCGGACCAGAATCCTCTGGTAAGACCACTCTTGCGCTTCACGCCCTGGCAAATGCGCAGCGTGCCGGCGGAGTCGCAGCATTCATCGATGCCGAGCACGCGCTCGATATCAAGTACGCCAAATCGCTCGGTGTTAATATCGAGGAACTTTTGGTCAGCCAGCCCGATACAGGGGAGCAGGCCCTTGAAATCGTGGATATGTTGGTTCGCTCAAACGCGGTTGACGTACTCGTGGTGGACTCTGTTGCGGCATTGACCCCACGCGCAGAAATTGAAGGTGATATGGGGGATTCCCACGTGGGCCTTCAGGCACGTTTGATGAGTCAGGCTCTTCGAAAGTTGACCGGTACGATCAACAAATCGAAGACATGTGTGATCTTCATTAACCAGATCCGTATGAAGATCGGTGTGATGTTCGGAAGCCCGGAGACCACAACGGGTGGTAACGCCCTGAAGTTCTACTGCTCGCAACGCCTTGATATCCGGCGTATTGGTGCGATTAAGGACGGCGAAGAGCTCAGCGGAAACCGTACCCGTGTCAAAGTCGTGAAGAACAAGCTGGCAGCTCCGTTTAGGCAGGCCGAGTTCGATATTATGTACGGCGAGGGGATCAGCTGGGAAGGAGACGTTTTGGACCTTGGCTCCGAGATCAACGTCGTGGACAAAGCGGGCTCCTGGTACAGCTACAACGACACTCGCCTCGGTCAGGGCAGGGAAAATGCCAAGCAGTACTTGCGCGAG
- a CDS encoding metal-dependent hydrolase: MDPVAHTFFGAVLAQTGLKRLTPYATGTLIIGANIPDADAIVTFLGEDTSLYLRRGMTHGILAMAIWPLILSGLVFLWWRFRSGKPQDKPDPKWLLFLACIGTWSHPLLDWMNTYGVRLLMPFDGTWFYGDTLFIIDPWFWLMTAAGLVLAYSTSKRAIIGWTVLGFLMTVLVVGTPLVSLGVKIGWIIGVATILALRLYKPTQPRAQTVARIGLASLILYIGLVFGAARVMESSFKNEGLIEAHAGPLPGTPFEKRVILVFKDRYELKEGEVEIVIKREEPDKIVQAALEAESIRGFSNWMRYPYWTVTPEAENNGWLVEFRDLRYVSPGEEPRGIGYAAVRVDKDLRPR; the protein is encoded by the coding sequence ATGGATCCAGTCGCACACACGTTTTTTGGGGCAGTCCTCGCACAGACAGGGCTCAAGCGCCTGACTCCGTACGCCACGGGCACGTTGATCATCGGCGCAAATATTCCCGATGCCGACGCCATCGTCACATTCCTGGGCGAGGATACGTCACTCTACTTGAGACGAGGCATGACCCACGGAATCTTGGCCATGGCGATTTGGCCCTTGATCCTGAGTGGACTGGTATTCCTCTGGTGGCGTTTTCGATCCGGAAAACCCCAAGATAAACCCGACCCGAAATGGCTGCTCTTTCTCGCCTGCATCGGAACGTGGTCTCACCCGCTCCTAGACTGGATGAACACCTACGGCGTGCGCTTGCTTATGCCGTTTGATGGCACGTGGTTCTACGGCGATACGCTCTTCATCATCGACCCGTGGTTTTGGCTCATGACTGCGGCCGGACTCGTCCTTGCGTACTCAACCTCCAAACGCGCAATCATTGGCTGGACCGTGCTCGGCTTCTTGATGACGGTGCTCGTCGTGGGAACACCTTTGGTGTCGCTCGGAGTCAAGATTGGGTGGATTATTGGCGTGGCAACTATACTCGCGCTCAGGCTCTACAAACCGACGCAACCACGCGCCCAAACGGTCGCTCGTATTGGTTTGGCGTCCTTGATCCTGTACATCGGTCTCGTTTTTGGAGCCGCCCGAGTCATGGAGTCGAGTTTCAAGAACGAAGGACTCATCGAAGCCCATGCAGGGCCGCTGCCAGGAACCCCTTTTGAAAAACGAGTGATTCTTGTTTTTAAGGACCGCTACGAGCTCAAAGAGGGCGAGGTCGAAATCGTGATCAAGCGCGAAGAGCCGGACAAAATCGTTCAGGCAGCGCTCGAAGCCGAGTCCATTCGCGGGTTTTCGAACTGGATGCGCTATCCGTATTGGACCGTAACTCCGGAAGCAGAAAACAACGGCTGGCTGGTTGAGTTTCGCGACCTTCGATATGTCTCGCCTGGCGAAGAGCCTCGTGGAATCGGATACGCAGCTGTTCGTGTCGACAAAGATTTGCGGCCCCGATAA
- a CDS encoding S41 family peptidase → MLRRLIALGLLVFLPSTELSAQQAPAGISLSCPMVPMVADGLLTTHMSFTKEDEDILKKVTENYAKSMDPTKVLLTEKEFKVLNDRVIAAAKALRTGDCSEFSKLHEDRIKWQEELAEAVGKIVDAKGYKVDKKATLELDVDKRKRPKTEKELAKLRRLIIDFQMANYIASDTKLEEAKTKLKKRYELSVKRLREQDQAEQFRVYLNAYATALDPHSTYFSPDDLEDFRIQMELSLTGIGAVLTSQDGYTVIQEIVVGGPAEQQGKLRPKDKIIAVAQGDEAPVDVIDMELRDVVKMIRGKKDTTVVLTVLRQSKETERFKVAIERDQIDLKDQAAKLEWKTLKRDGKELKLAVIDLPSFYKGEDETSRDCAKDMARLVEEARKGKADGILLDLSKNGGGVLQSAVEITGLFIESGPVVGVGVANAQRAEVLSDRDPRVQWDGPLVVMTSKVSASASEILAGALKDYNRAVIVGDAHTYGKGTVQQMTPLPAGLGLLKVTTAMFFLPAGQSTQNIGVEADIQIPSPLEPIDIGEKHLPYALAPAKTKSFTTPQVNASKKWTPIAEETLEKLQKSSAARIGKSSEFKELAREIKKSKAGETSIKIGDILKNQKSDEEAEEEGEKFEELRIQEASEILADLIVGLK, encoded by the coding sequence ATGTTGCGAAGATTAATAGCTCTTGGATTGTTGGTTTTTCTCCCGAGTACCGAGCTCAGCGCTCAACAGGCGCCGGCGGGCATTTCTCTTTCTTGCCCGATGGTCCCAATGGTCGCCGATGGGCTGCTCACTACCCATATGAGCTTCACCAAAGAAGATGAAGACATCCTCAAAAAGGTTACGGAAAACTATGCAAAGAGCATGGATCCGACCAAAGTCTTATTGACCGAGAAAGAGTTCAAGGTGCTCAACGATCGCGTGATTGCTGCAGCGAAGGCCCTTAGAACGGGGGATTGCTCGGAATTTAGCAAACTGCACGAGGATCGAATCAAGTGGCAGGAGGAGCTCGCTGAGGCTGTTGGGAAGATCGTAGATGCCAAGGGCTATAAAGTTGATAAGAAGGCGACTCTTGAGCTCGATGTGGATAAGCGAAAGCGGCCAAAAACTGAAAAGGAACTCGCGAAACTACGACGCCTTATTATCGACTTCCAAATGGCGAACTACATCGCGAGCGACACAAAGTTAGAGGAGGCCAAAACCAAGCTGAAAAAACGCTACGAACTCTCGGTGAAGCGTTTGCGAGAGCAAGATCAGGCCGAGCAGTTTCGGGTGTACCTGAACGCCTACGCCACGGCACTGGACCCACATTCTACGTATTTCTCACCAGATGATTTGGAGGATTTCCGAATTCAGATGGAGCTCTCTCTGACGGGGATCGGTGCCGTGTTGACCAGCCAAGACGGCTATACTGTGATTCAAGAGATTGTGGTCGGTGGACCTGCGGAGCAACAAGGGAAGTTGCGCCCGAAGGACAAGATTATCGCGGTGGCCCAAGGCGACGAAGCACCTGTCGACGTGATCGACATGGAGCTTCGAGATGTGGTCAAGATGATCAGAGGAAAGAAAGATACAACGGTGGTGTTGACGGTCCTGAGACAGAGCAAAGAGACCGAGCGTTTTAAGGTCGCGATTGAAAGAGATCAGATCGACCTCAAGGACCAAGCCGCCAAGCTCGAATGGAAGACGCTCAAGCGGGACGGCAAGGAGCTCAAACTCGCCGTCATCGATCTTCCCTCCTTTTACAAGGGCGAGGATGAGACGAGCCGCGATTGTGCAAAAGATATGGCGCGTTTGGTGGAGGAGGCTCGCAAGGGCAAGGCTGATGGTATCCTTCTCGACCTTTCTAAGAATGGCGGCGGTGTGCTCCAGTCGGCCGTGGAGATTACCGGACTCTTTATTGAGTCTGGTCCTGTGGTTGGAGTTGGCGTTGCGAACGCCCAGCGAGCTGAAGTGCTAAGCGATAGAGACCCTCGAGTTCAATGGGACGGTCCGTTGGTTGTGATGACCTCGAAGGTGAGCGCATCGGCGTCCGAAATCTTGGCGGGTGCCCTCAAAGACTACAATCGAGCCGTGATTGTTGGCGATGCACACACGTACGGAAAGGGAACCGTTCAGCAGATGACTCCGCTACCAGCTGGTCTCGGTTTGTTGAAGGTCACAACGGCCATGTTCTTCCTTCCAGCTGGACAATCCACCCAAAATATCGGTGTGGAAGCCGATATCCAGATTCCGTCTCCGCTCGAGCCTATTGATATTGGCGAAAAGCACCTCCCGTATGCGCTCGCTCCCGCAAAGACCAAGAGCTTCACAACCCCGCAGGTCAATGCCTCCAAGAAGTGGACTCCCATCGCTGAAGAGACTCTCGAAAAGCTTCAGAAGTCGAGCGCAGCACGTATTGGAAAGAGCTCGGAATTCAAAGAGCTGGCGCGAGAAATCAAGAAATCTAAGGCCGGCGAAACCTCGATTAAGATTGGCGATATTCTTAAGAATCAAAAGTCGGATGAAGAGGCCGAGGAAGAGGGAGAGAAGTTTGAAGAACTTCGAATCCAAGAGGCCAGTGAGATTCTTGCCGATTTGATAGTCGGGCTGAAATGA
- a CDS encoding DUF4442 domain-containing protein — MSHTDMKMNSGGQKFQKRVMNPRVFKAYMLGKAPLLGVTGAYLEHLDTHSGRLILPASRRVKNLFGSLFSAALLAGAETLTGALIVLHMRNQGKKLSPRVTTCSVETLDWEFSDLKLVAHDGERYADFVRRVAASGIKESETFEVVASSGSTLTHRISLTWTLE, encoded by the coding sequence ATGAGCCATACTGATATGAAGATGAATTCTGGGGGACAAAAGTTCCAGAAACGCGTCATGAACCCTCGCGTCTTCAAAGCATATATGCTCGGGAAGGCTCCCCTCCTCGGCGTAACCGGCGCCTACCTCGAGCATCTCGACACCCATTCAGGCCGCCTTATCCTCCCCGCCTCTCGCCGGGTAAAGAACCTCTTCGGCTCTCTTTTCTCGGCCGCCCTCCTGGCCGGAGCTGAGACTCTGACCGGCGCGCTCATCGTCTTGCACATGCGAAACCAGGGCAAGAAGCTTAGCCCTCGAGTCACCACGTGTTCTGTCGAGACGCTCGACTGGGAGTTCTCCGACCTCAAACTCGTGGCGCATGATGGCGAGCGATATGCCGATTTCGTGCGTCGTGTGGCAGCATCAGGCATCAAAGAAAGTGAAACCTTCGAAGTTGTTGCTTCTTCAGGCTCAACCCTGACCCACCGAATTTCACTGACCTGGACGCTTGAATAA
- a CDS encoding cysteine synthase A yields the protein MEVRRDIVDAIGNTPLIRLSGPSERTGCEILGKAEWLNPGMSVKDRAAKYMVLDAEASGALKPGGTIVEGTAGNTGIGLAMVGRARGYRVVIVIPETQTKEKKDMLRLFGAELVEVPAVPHANPNNYVHVAERLAQELGGFYANQWDNLSNRRSHIDGTGPEIWAQTEGRIDGFVSAIGTGGTLSGCSIFFKSKNPEIQVALADPFGARMHAYFTRGELELDVEGGSITQGIGQGRVTGNVDGTLVDRSYRIPDEEAVVLLDELAEQEGILLGGSAGINIAGAIRLAEDMGKGHTIVTILCDHGSRYQSQLWDPSFRAERGLPVPEWLAKNNAPKPSFV from the coding sequence ATGGAGGTTCGTCGAGATATTGTCGATGCGATTGGGAATACACCGTTGATTCGGCTGAGTGGGCCTTCCGAGCGCACGGGTTGCGAGATTCTGGGTAAAGCTGAATGGCTAAATCCGGGCATGTCGGTCAAGGACCGAGCCGCAAAATATATGGTGCTAGACGCCGAAGCTTCCGGTGCCTTGAAACCAGGTGGAACGATTGTGGAGGGCACGGCTGGTAACACCGGGATTGGCCTTGCGATGGTAGGCAGAGCACGTGGCTATCGCGTCGTGATCGTGATTCCTGAGACCCAGACCAAGGAGAAGAAGGATATGCTTCGGCTCTTTGGGGCTGAGCTCGTTGAAGTACCCGCCGTTCCTCATGCAAACCCGAACAACTACGTTCACGTGGCGGAGCGACTCGCTCAGGAACTTGGAGGGTTTTACGCCAATCAGTGGGATAATCTCTCGAATCGACGGTCGCACATCGATGGCACCGGTCCGGAGATTTGGGCGCAGACCGAGGGCCGTATTGACGGGTTCGTCTCTGCCATTGGCACAGGTGGGACGCTTTCAGGGTGTTCGATCTTCTTCAAGTCCAAGAATCCGGAAATTCAGGTGGCTTTGGCAGATCCTTTTGGTGCGCGAATGCACGCGTATTTTACTCGAGGTGAGCTTGAGCTCGATGTCGAGGGCGGCAGTATTACCCAGGGCATCGGACAGGGGCGAGTGACCGGGAATGTGGATGGCACGTTGGTAGATCGGTCGTATCGGATTCCTGATGAAGAAGCGGTTGTTTTGCTCGATGAACTCGCTGAACAAGAGGGTATTCTTTTGGGCGGGTCAGCTGGAATCAATATAGCTGGAGCGATTCGTTTGGCTGAAGATATGGGCAAGGGTCATACGATCGTGACGATTCTCTGCGATCATGGAAGTCGGTATCAGAGCCAGCTCTGGGACCCTTCGTTCAGGGCGGAGCGCGGTCTTCCCGTCCCCGAGTGGCTGGCCAAGAATAACGCACCCAAACCAAGTTTTGTTTAG
- a CDS encoding SCE4755 family polysaccharide monooxygenase-like protein, with the protein MKLTHLLGCVALASTASSTAFAHIQLDFPPARISEQKTAPCGAAGSVRGDNVTTFEAGETITIRWRETINHPGHYRISFDADGDDDFVEPASFTDFYTNESVLYDDIQDGPAGEYTYEITLPNVACERCTLQVVQVMTDKAPYGDGNDLYYQCADIVLTQSAEDMGQPEQDMGSDMGEVEPPVVDMGVEPADLGSDQVDQGEGPTPNQNPDIEASGSACSSVGSSWLSLVFIWVLVGLRRRR; encoded by the coding sequence ATGAAACTCACCCACCTTCTCGGTTGTGTGGCCCTCGCCAGCACTGCCTCCTCGACAGCCTTTGCACATATCCAGCTCGACTTTCCGCCTGCCCGGATTAGCGAGCAAAAGACAGCGCCCTGTGGTGCTGCTGGAAGTGTGCGCGGAGATAACGTCACCACGTTCGAAGCGGGTGAGACCATCACCATCCGATGGCGAGAGACCATCAACCATCCTGGCCATTATCGGATTTCTTTCGACGCTGATGGAGATGATGACTTTGTTGAGCCGGCGAGCTTCACCGATTTCTATACGAACGAAAGTGTACTCTACGATGACATTCAGGACGGGCCTGCCGGTGAGTACACGTATGAGATTACGCTGCCCAACGTGGCGTGTGAGAGGTGTACGCTCCAGGTTGTGCAGGTCATGACTGACAAGGCCCCTTATGGGGATGGCAACGACCTCTACTATCAGTGCGCCGATATTGTTCTAACGCAATCCGCTGAAGATATGGGGCAGCCAGAGCAAGATATGGGCTCCGATATGGGTGAGGTAGAGCCGCCCGTAGTCGATATGGGAGTTGAACCTGCGGATCTCGGAAGTGATCAAGTTGATCAAGGCGAGGGCCCAACGCCCAATCAAAATCCAGATATTGAGGCATCCGGAAGTGCCTGTTCTAGCGTGGGCTCATCGTGGCTTTCCCTAGTGTTTATCTGGGTTTTAGTCGGTTTGCGACGCAGAAGATAA
- the gpmI gene encoding 2,3-bisphosphoglycerate-independent phosphoglycerate mutase: MLKTHNDFEVSGPVVVVVLDGVGVGKHDAGDAVFHARTPTMDWLDDVALKTTLLAHGTHVGMPSDADMGNSEVGHNALGAGKIYDQGAKRVDVAIRTEVLFERGSDDSETFFEMVDHVTRSNGTLHLIGLLSDGNVHSHIDHVEAITTHAARLGIKRIRLHALLDGRDVDGQSAHRYIEKIEAHFEGLSGVDAKIASGGGRMLVTMDRYEAEWDMVERGWKAHVLGEGPAVGSALEAVNSARKENPDLNDQYIPPFVVHDSNGPVGTIEDGDAVLLFNFRGDRAIELSRAFEESDFDKFERHRVPDVFFVGMMQYDGDLGVPARSLVKPSKITSTMGELLASAGVKQLAVSETQKYGHVTYFWNGNRSEKFREDLEVYIEVPSDRVTFDQRPWMKAAEITDATIEALNPNSGIRFARVNYPNGDMVGHTGDFEAAVIAVEATDLCLKRLLAAVRKLNGVAIVTADHGNSDQMYQLDKNSEPIRDSQGRFVPMTAHTLNPVPLWIYAPGLDGLKVRELATRRLSNVAPTALYLLGLEPPEHMDDPLILKRSEA, encoded by the coding sequence GTGTTGAAAACGCATAACGATTTTGAAGTCTCGGGTCCGGTAGTTGTGGTGGTTCTGGACGGTGTGGGAGTCGGAAAACATGATGCCGGCGATGCGGTGTTTCACGCTCGGACTCCGACCATGGATTGGTTGGACGATGTGGCGCTGAAGACCACCCTCTTGGCCCACGGAACCCACGTGGGAATGCCGTCAGATGCGGATATGGGAAATTCCGAGGTGGGTCACAATGCGCTTGGTGCCGGAAAGATCTACGATCAAGGCGCGAAACGGGTGGACGTCGCGATCCGTACCGAAGTCCTTTTCGAGCGCGGTTCCGATGATTCAGAGACGTTCTTTGAGATGGTGGATCACGTTACCCGTTCAAACGGAACCTTGCATCTGATCGGCTTGCTCTCGGATGGAAATGTTCATTCGCATATCGATCACGTGGAAGCCATCACCACACACGCAGCTCGCCTTGGTATAAAGCGGATTCGCCTCCATGCACTGCTAGACGGCAGAGATGTAGATGGTCAATCGGCACATCGATATATCGAGAAGATCGAAGCCCATTTTGAGGGGCTTTCAGGAGTAGACGCGAAGATTGCCTCGGGTGGTGGCCGGATGCTTGTGACCATGGACCGCTATGAAGCTGAGTGGGATATGGTTGAGCGCGGATGGAAGGCACACGTGCTGGGGGAGGGGCCCGCGGTTGGTTCAGCACTTGAGGCCGTGAATTCGGCGCGAAAAGAGAATCCCGATCTAAACGACCAATATATCCCACCCTTTGTGGTTCACGATTCCAATGGGCCCGTGGGTACCATTGAGGATGGTGATGCGGTTCTACTCTTTAATTTCCGAGGTGATAGGGCAATCGAGCTCTCCAGGGCATTTGAAGAGTCAGACTTTGATAAGTTTGAGCGTCATCGCGTCCCAGACGTGTTTTTTGTGGGGATGATGCAATACGACGGGGATTTGGGAGTTCCAGCACGCTCGCTCGTCAAGCCGTCCAAAATCACGTCGACGATGGGCGAGCTTCTGGCAAGTGCGGGTGTAAAGCAGCTCGCGGTGAGTGAGACTCAAAAATATGGCCACGTGACTTATTTTTGGAACGGGAATCGCAGCGAGAAATTCCGCGAAGATTTAGAGGTCTATATCGAAGTGCCGTCTGATCGTGTGACCTTCGATCAACGCCCGTGGATGAAAGCGGCTGAGATTACGGACGCAACCATCGAGGCTCTGAATCCGAATTCCGGCATTCGGTTCGCCAGGGTGAACTATCCCAACGGCGATATGGTCGGCCATACCGGAGACTTTGAAGCGGCCGTCATCGCCGTGGAAGCGACCGACCTATGCCTTAAACGCCTCTTGGCTGCCGTTCGTAAACTCAATGGTGTTGCGATTGTGACGGCCGACCATGGAAACTCCGATCAGATGTACCAACTCGACAAGAATTCGGAGCCGATTCGAGATTCTCAAGGGCGTTTCGTACCTATGACCGCGCACACCCTGAACCCTGTTCCACTTTGGATCTACGCGCCGGGACTTGATGGATTGAAGGTGAGAGAATTGGCCACACGGCGTCTGAGCAATGTGGCCCCTACGGCGCTCTATCTCCTTGGATTAGAGCCTCCCGAACATATGGATGACCCGCTGATTCTCAAGAGAAGTGAGGCATGA
- a CDS encoding PAS domain-containing sensor histidine kinase, producing MIERPTVEFLQKVISDAHIGLWEWDPVSNVVYWSPEVYAIFDAPDFDGTLESYESRIHPEDLERLQRAIQEVIERSHAEYRIIHRVIRADRKPCWVESRGTVVRDANGQVERMAGTVWDVTPQLSAEHKLQMALSASNMGLWEWNILVERVIWSKEMAAIYGITPAEFTGTLEDYRARIHPDDWPEIEHRIQCAMADPDYDYYVEHRILRPNGAIRWVEGRGTLVRDEEGQPIRMMGTAWDVTNRKLAKAELEETQAELRRSYEQFDRERRRTEEAVRKSEELLESAGHIAGVGGWEVDLETMYVSWTAETCRIHGVPVGTAPHVDDAIAYYSPESREVIRAHVERALQDGIPYDVELPLIRKDGVQIWVRTEGRAEMENGVAKRLFGVVQDISARRAAEAERQKLYEELLHAKKLESVGRLAGGVAHDFNNIISVILGHAELSLDSLEAGHPLRVELEEIRSAARRSAALTQQLLAFARKQAVSPKVIDLNETVDGMLKMLRRLIGEQITLVWKPGAALKSVLMDPSQVDQILANLCVNARDATDGAGEVLISTSNVQMELGEVPCGEYILLTVKDDGHGIEKETLEHLFEPFFTTKAPGGGTGLGLATVYGIVKQNGGHIRVTSEASQGTEFRIYLPAVDGKMKGTKDSKSEEKLRGGDTILLVEDEPALLKLGRRMLEALGYRVLAAPGPYEALDIADREEGIDLLVTDVIMPRMNGRELMNSLKRIHPELRVLYISGYTAEVIANQGVLEEDVHFLQKPFSMNALSRALAEALGKV from the coding sequence ATGATCGAAAGACCCACGGTCGAATTTCTGCAGAAGGTGATCTCGGACGCCCATATCGGCCTTTGGGAGTGGGACCCAGTATCCAACGTTGTGTACTGGTCGCCAGAAGTTTACGCGATTTTCGACGCGCCCGACTTCGACGGAACCTTAGAGAGCTACGAGTCTCGGATACATCCAGAGGACCTTGAGCGACTTCAACGCGCCATACAAGAGGTAATTGAGCGATCACACGCAGAATATCGGATCATCCATCGCGTGATTCGTGCAGACCGAAAGCCGTGCTGGGTTGAGTCACGCGGTACCGTTGTTCGAGATGCGAATGGCCAAGTCGAGAGAATGGCCGGAACGGTCTGGGACGTGACGCCACAGTTGAGCGCCGAACATAAATTGCAGATGGCGCTCAGCGCCTCAAATATGGGGCTTTGGGAGTGGAACATCTTGGTTGAACGCGTGATCTGGTCAAAGGAGATGGCTGCCATCTATGGGATAACTCCCGCAGAGTTCACTGGAACCCTTGAGGACTACAGGGCTCGCATACATCCGGATGATTGGCCTGAGATCGAGCACCGCATTCAATGTGCGATGGCCGACCCAGATTATGATTATTACGTGGAGCACCGGATCTTGCGCCCGAATGGGGCGATCAGGTGGGTTGAGGGGCGGGGAACGCTGGTACGGGACGAAGAAGGGCAGCCGATTCGCATGATGGGGACGGCTTGGGATGTGACGAATCGAAAACTCGCGAAAGCTGAGCTTGAAGAGACACAGGCTGAGCTCAGACGGTCCTATGAACAATTCGACCGAGAACGAAGGCGTACCGAAGAAGCTGTGCGAAAGAGCGAAGAGCTTCTGGAGAGCGCAGGTCATATCGCTGGAGTGGGTGGCTGGGAAGTTGATCTCGAGACGATGTACGTGAGTTGGACGGCCGAGACGTGCCGAATTCATGGGGTTCCGGTCGGAACGGCGCCTCACGTGGATGACGCTATCGCCTACTATTCACCAGAGTCTCGAGAGGTGATTCGGGCACATGTTGAGAGGGCCCTTCAGGACGGTATTCCTTACGATGTCGAGCTTCCGTTGATCCGCAAGGATGGCGTGCAGATTTGGGTGAGGACCGAGGGACGTGCCGAGATGGAGAACGGCGTGGCCAAGCGGCTCTTCGGTGTGGTTCAGGACATCAGTGCGAGACGAGCGGCCGAGGCAGAGCGGCAAAAACTCTACGAAGAGCTACTTCACGCTAAGAAATTGGAATCCGTGGGTCGGCTTGCCGGTGGGGTGGCGCACGATTTCAACAACATCATTTCGGTCATACTTGGACACGCTGAGTTGTCCTTGGATAGCCTTGAGGCGGGACATCCGTTGAGGGTTGAACTCGAGGAGATTCGAAGTGCAGCGCGCCGTTCCGCGGCTTTGACGCAGCAGCTCCTCGCGTTTGCAAGGAAGCAGGCCGTGAGCCCCAAGGTCATCGACCTCAATGAGACGGTTGATGGGATGCTGAAGATGTTGCGGCGACTGATCGGGGAGCAAATCACACTGGTTTGGAAGCCCGGTGCAGCCTTGAAATCCGTGTTGATGGACCCGTCTCAGGTGGACCAGATTTTGGCCAATCTTTGTGTCAATGCGCGCGATGCGACGGACGGGGCAGGGGAGGTGCTGATATCCACCTCAAATGTTCAGATGGAGCTGGGCGAGGTCCCGTGTGGCGAGTACATCCTTTTGACGGTCAAAGATGACGGCCATGGAATCGAAAAAGAGACGCTGGAACACCTCTTCGAGCCCTTTTTCACCACAAAAGCTCCGGGCGGCGGAACAGGCCTCGGGCTTGCGACCGTGTACGGAATCGTCAAACAGAACGGCGGTCATATTCGTGTGACGAGCGAGGCGTCTCAAGGTACGGAGTTTAGGATTTACCTGCCAGCGGTCGACGGGAAAATGAAAGGAACTAAAGATTCGAAGTCAGAAGAGAAGCTTAGGGGCGGCGATACCATCCTCTTGGTTGAGGATGAGCCTGCGCTCTTGAAACTAGGCAGGCGGATGCTTGAGGCCTTGGGTTACCGTGTTCTCGCAGCTCCAGGACCTTACGAGGCGCTCGATATTGCGGACCGTGAAGAGGGCATTGACCTTCTTGTGACGGATGTAATCATGCCGCGGATGAATGGGCGAGAATTGATGAATTCGCTCAAGAGAATCCATCCGGAGCTTCGGGTGCTCTACATTTCTGGGTACACCGCAGAGGTGATAGCGAATCAAGGGGTGCTTGAAGAGGATGTACACTTCCTACAAAAGCCTTTCTCAATGAACGCGCTCTCTCGCGCCCTCGCTGAGGCTTTGGGCAAGGTCTAG